In one Aeromicrobium erythreum genomic region, the following are encoded:
- a CDS encoding acyl-CoA dehydrogenase family protein: MTLTPPRTVSDVRPGTVTGPDANQAPPLAPYDASADIALVEALRREGAGWAEDDVRRLGRLAGSPEAQRWAEDANRFEPELRVVDRYGNRVDEVEFHPAWHQLMDTAISEGLGGAAWADERAGAHVARTAGSLVWGHTEAGHGCPVTMTYAVVPALRHAPALAEVYEPLLTSRVYEPGLRVPAQKQGLLAGMGMTERQGGSDVRTNTTVAQPTEEPGVFTLHGAKWFTSAPMCDVFLVLAQSPGGLSCFLVPRILPDGSRNRFHVVRLKDKLGNRSNASSEPELDGAVAWLVGEEGRGVRTIIDMVSCTRLDCATGSATLMRKALVEAGHHVQHRAAFGRRLVDQPLMRNVLADLALESEAATAFTLRLSGAADRALRGDEHEQAFRRIGTAVGKYWITKRGPAFTAEAMECLGGNGYVEESGMPRLYREAPLNSIWEGSGNVNALDVLRALGREPAVADALLHEIGLARGGDARLDAAADRLGADLAAAARDLGSIEFRARRLVEQMALTLQASLLVRHSSPAVADAFCSSRLDGRGGLAFGTLDADVDAGAILERALPGLAT; encoded by the coding sequence ATGACCCTCACCCCGCCCCGCACCGTCAGCGACGTCCGCCCCGGCACGGTCACCGGCCCCGACGCCAACCAGGCGCCGCCGCTCGCGCCCTACGACGCGTCGGCCGACATCGCGCTCGTCGAGGCGCTGCGCCGGGAGGGCGCCGGCTGGGCCGAGGACGACGTACGCCGACTCGGCCGCCTGGCGGGCAGCCCCGAGGCGCAGCGCTGGGCGGAGGACGCCAACCGCTTCGAGCCGGAGCTGCGCGTCGTCGACCGCTACGGCAACCGCGTCGACGAGGTCGAGTTCCATCCCGCCTGGCACCAGCTCATGGACACCGCGATCTCCGAGGGCCTCGGCGGCGCTGCCTGGGCCGACGAGCGTGCGGGCGCCCACGTCGCCCGCACGGCGGGCAGCCTCGTGTGGGGGCACACCGAGGCCGGCCACGGGTGCCCGGTCACGATGACCTACGCCGTCGTGCCCGCGCTGCGGCACGCCCCGGCGCTGGCCGAGGTGTACGAGCCGCTCCTGACGTCGCGCGTGTACGAGCCCGGTCTGCGCGTGCCCGCCCAGAAGCAGGGACTGCTCGCGGGCATGGGCATGACGGAGCGCCAGGGCGGCTCCGACGTGCGCACCAACACCACCGTCGCGCAGCCGACCGAGGAGCCCGGCGTCTTCACGCTGCACGGTGCCAAGTGGTTCACGTCGGCGCCCATGTGCGACGTGTTCCTCGTGCTTGCGCAGTCGCCGGGCGGCCTGTCGTGCTTCCTCGTCCCGCGGATCCTGCCCGACGGGTCGCGCAACCGCTTCCACGTCGTGCGGTTGAAGGACAAGCTCGGCAACCGCTCCAACGCCTCGTCCGAGCCCGAGCTCGACGGCGCCGTCGCCTGGCTCGTGGGGGAGGAGGGCCGCGGCGTGCGCACCATCATCGACATGGTCAGCTGCACCCGGCTGGACTGCGCGACGGGCAGCGCGACCCTCATGCGCAAGGCGCTCGTCGAGGCCGGCCACCACGTGCAGCACCGCGCGGCGTTCGGCCGCCGGCTGGTCGACCAGCCGCTCATGCGCAACGTGCTTGCCGACCTCGCGCTCGAGTCGGAGGCCGCGACGGCGTTCACCCTGCGGCTCTCGGGTGCCGCCGACCGCGCGCTGCGCGGCGACGAGCACGAGCAGGCGTTCCGGCGCATCGGCACGGCGGTCGGGAAGTACTGGATCACCAAGCGGGGCCCCGCCTTCACGGCGGAGGCCATGGAGTGCCTGGGCGGCAACGGGTACGTCGAGGAGTCCGGCATGCCGCGGCTCTACCGCGAGGCTCCGCTCAACTCGATCTGGGAGGGCTCGGGCAACGTCAACGCGCTCGACGTCCTGCGGGCCCTCGGTCGCGAGCCGGCCGTGGCCGACGCCCTGCTGCACGAGATCGGTCTCGCCCGCGGTGGCGACGCCCGCCTCGACGCCGCGGCCGACAGGCTGGGCGCCGACCTCGCAGCCGCCGCGCGCGACCTCGGCAGCATCGAGTTCCGGGCGCGCCGACTCGTCGAGCAGATGGCCCTGACGCTGCAGGCGTCGCTGCTGGTGCGGCACTCCTCGCCCGCCGTGGCCGACGCGTTCTGCTCGAGCCGGCTCGACGGGCGCGGCGGGCTGGCGTTCGGCACGCTCGACGCCGACGTCGACGCCGGCGCGATCCTCGAGCGGGCCCTGCCTGGTCTCGCGACCTGA
- a CDS encoding tautomerase family protein, protein MPLVHLHLVEGRRTPEEVRRLADVVQQTLLDVFAAPERDRYQLISEHKPGFMIAEDTGLGIERTDDLVILQITQQGRDLDQKRALYATLAERLEAECGLAPSDLIVSLTENTKEDWSFGNGVAQFVEGQL, encoded by the coding sequence GTGCCGCTCGTCCACCTGCATCTCGTCGAAGGTCGACGCACGCCCGAGGAGGTCCGCCGGCTGGCCGACGTCGTCCAGCAGACCCTGCTCGACGTGTTCGCCGCTCCCGAGCGCGACCGCTACCAGCTCATCTCCGAGCACAAGCCGGGCTTCATGATCGCCGAGGACACCGGGCTCGGCATCGAGCGCACGGACGACCTCGTGATCCTGCAGATCACCCAGCAGGGCCGCGACCTCGACCAGAAGCGCGCGCTCTACGCGACCCTCGCCGAGCGGCTCGAGGCCGAGTGCGGCCTCGCCCCGTCCGACCTGATCGTGTCGCTGACGGAGAACACCAAGGAGGACTGGTCGTTCGGGAACGGCGTCGCCCAGTTCGTCGAGGGGCAGCTGTAG